CTTGAAGGGGAAATCCGGGAGAAATATAAATTTGAGGGTATTGTAGGTAATTCCCCTGCAATGCTGGAGGTGTTAAAAATAACCTCACATATATGCCGTACCGAGAGTACGGTTCTGGTGACCGGCGAGAGCGGGACGGGAAAAGAGTTGATTGCAAGGGCAATTCATTACAATAGTTCACGAAAAGAAGGTCCATTTGTAGTGATAAATTGTGGCGCATTACCTGAGAACCTGCAGGAAAGTGAATTATTTGGACACGTGAAGGGTGCTTTTACCGGAGCTATTCGGGATAAAATAGGATTGTTTCAGCAAGCCCAAAAAGGGACGATTCTGCTGGATGAGGTTGGCGAGACTTCCCCTTCTACCCAAGTTAAGCTCTTGCGGTTTCTTCAAGACGGGGAGATCCGCCTTGTTGGCGGAAATAAATCGATGTATGTGGATGCCCGGATCATTGCGGCCACGAATGAGAATTTGGAGCAAGCTGTCGAATCGGGAAGGTTTAGAAAAGATCTGTTTTATAGAATTAATGTGATACGTATTCATCTTCCACCTCTGAGGGAACGAAGGGAAGATATTCCGCTTCTGGTGGAGTATTTTTTAGAAAAAATTTTAGAAAAACAGAAAAAGGGAAAAAGGGAGTTATCGAAAGAGGCGATGTATGCATTAGCGAATTATGATTGGCCTGGTAATATCAGGGAACTTCAGAATATGCTGGAAAGGGCAGTCGCATTATCGAAAGATGAAACAATACATATCCATGAGCTTTTACTGCCACAAAAAGAATTCGATAGTATTGCCATAAACCCTCTGGAGAATGAAAAGAGAAAGTCATTCATTGTAACAACCCTTGCAGAGCAAGAAAAAAATGCCATTATTGAAGCCCTGAATAAATATAGCGGTAATCAAACAAAAGTTGCTCAGATACTTGGTATATCCACAACGACGCTCTGGAGGAAGATTAAAAAGTACCGGATTAAATCACAACACGAGATATCTGATACTATTGAAAAATAATCTCATGCTCCCCTCATGAAAAAACGGAATCGACGATGTAGGACAAGGCTAAACAGGCTGTCCGAGAATTAAGATTTTTAAAATTAGCATACGATATATTGTGCTTGTAAATATGATATGAACAATAAATGGTATCCTTAAAATTCTTAATTACATTCTCGGACAGCCTGTAAAGCCTTTCTCTACGTGTGGTAAACAAATAAAGTTGCTGAAGGCTTAATTGAATGCTTAGGAAATTCAAACAAAGAGTTCCTCCCCCTTGATGGGGGAGGTTAGGTGGGGGTGAAGGAAAAGGACAACCACCCTCCCCTAACCCCTCCCATCAAGGGAGGGGAAAAAGTCGCCAAAGGCCTATTTTAAATTCCTCAACATTAAGCCAGGATATACCAAATTTTCACAAAGGTATCTCTGGCTGTTAACAGTCATCACGAGCGAGTGAGCCGAATCCCGGTAAAGCGAAAGGGAATAAGAGCGATGTATCAGCCGTTATCGTTATCATGTATCTCTATAGTATGATCTTGCAATTGCAAGGCTGTTATGAATATAATGTGAAGATACGCCGCATCATAAAATCTATGTATAATAAATCTATGTATAATAAAATGAAAAGCAAAGTGGCTGTTAGTTACTATCGAGGCAAAGAAAATTTCAATTGCGCCCAGGCAATCCTGAAGGCCTATCAGGAAGACTTTAACATCACCGATCAGCAGATTCTTGAATATAAAAAGTTCGGTGGAGGAAAGGCTGAAGGAGGAGTATGCGGGGCTCTTTTTGCCGCTAAAAAACTGATTCATAATGAAGATATATCAAATCATGTCGAACAACATTTTTCAAAAGCTGCTGGCGCAATCACCTGCCGTGAAATCCTGAGTTTAAAACAATTATCCTGCCATAAATGTGTAGAGAATATAGCAGAATCTCTCGATGAATACCTCAAAGGGAAAAAATAGGTCATCAAACCGAGTTTATAGGGTTCTTCCGGCAGTTAAAAAACGTTACAGTATTTTTGTTCAAAAATGAGGAAACAACTCAAAGATTAATGAGCTACAGATTTTTGCTTTTTATAATTTCATCCTGAAATTACCATTGCAGAATGGAATGTTTTCTATGAATAGATAGGCTATAGCTTATGCATTCATATAGAAATATTATTAATTTAATAAGCTATTGTTTTAATACCACTTATATAAAAATATACGTGGTATTTTTTTTTACTTATGGGAAGTTGGTATATTTTTCGTTACTAGGAAGAAAACGAGGAATTAGTGAAAAATGGTATAGGTATCGTTAAGTCTATAAATATTGCAGAAAATATACAATGTTTCAGAGTAAGCTGGCGATTTGCTCTCAAGTATTTTTAGAATAAAATGCTAACCTTTTATGGTAAATATTTCTCCTGAGGTGTATCTATAAACTTGTGAGTGTATTACCAGAAAAGTGCAGAACAAAAAGGTATTGGCGGATGTTCAAAAGGAAAAGAACTACCGAAGTTAAAAAAGTTATAGATGTAAAATTCGAGGTAAAACAGCATTCTGAAGAAGATAAAAAAAATTATTTTGTGCGTATAATGGACTTTTTAAAAGAACCTTCAAAAGGGGAGAGGGAAAATATGCCGATGCTAGATGAAATAAATAAAATAAGTACCTATATAAAAAAGTTACCCAGAGCGCCGCAACCTGCAATCCCATCAAGAGAAGTATGGCTTTCTTTGTGGGGAGCATTTTTGGGTATAGGGTTTACTGCGTTACTTGCCTACCTCTGGAAGTTTCCTATGTTATTAGGGCCATTTGGTGCTAGTTCTGTATTGATTTATGGCGCCTATAAATCCCCGCTGGCACAACCGAGAAATGTTCTCTTGGGACATTTTCTTTCAGCGTGTATTGGAATAGTCGTAAATGATTTTTTTGGTCCGACGTTTTGGTCTATTGCACTTGGTGTCTCCCTTGCTCTGGTACTTATGACGATAACCTATTCAATCCATCCGCCAGCTGGTGCAACAGCATATATAGCCGTCCAAACCGGCGGGTTGGGTACTGCATATATGTATATCTTTAATCCGGTTATCGTAGGCGCCTTTATTTTAGTGTTAATCGGTGTTATTTTTAATAAGCTTGGGAAAAGGGAATACCCCGTACACTGGTGGTAAGTCTTCAATAGAGATGCTGCGTATTCATAAAACTTAGAGGTACAATTTTGCTAATTACGGAGAAATATAATGTATATCTCGATTAAAAACCGGCTTATTCTTTTACTCATTGTGTTTACGTTACTTCCGTTTGTTTTGTTAAGGATTATTGCCTATCCACGGATACAGGCAGATCTTCAGGAGGTGCTGATACGGGACCTTGATGGTATTGGGCATAAACAGGCAGAATTAGTGACCAATTGGATGCATGAAAGAATGATGAATGCCCGTGCAATAGCAAATAATCCTTTGATGGCCAAAAGTATAAAGATAACGAAAGAGGATAAGAACTATTATGATATTATTCAGTACCTTGAGGTAGTAAAGAATGAGTATGGGTATAAGGGGATACTGATAAGCAACGACAAAGGGATCGTAACCATTGCTACATCGGAAGAAGGATTGGGAAATGATGTCTCACAGATGGATTATTTCAAAGAGGCGGTACAAGGAAAGACCTATGTATCGAGTGTAGTGCCATCTGAAATTCCCCTTATGAATGAGTATGGAGAAAAAGAACTCGGCCTGCCTAACATGCTTGTCTCATCACCACTGAAAGACAGGGAGGGAAATGTTATTGGCGTTGTTGCGCTAAGAATTGATGCATTGAAACTGAGCGAATTGGTGTTAAGCCTCAATTTGGGAAAGACGGAAGAGACCTACCTTATTAACAAAGACGGATACATGATTACCGAATCAAGATTTGCAAAGCACCTCAAAGAAATGGGGCTGGTAAAAAAGCGATGCGCCCTGGAATTGAAACTGATTAACCAGGAAACAGGGAAATTAACCGAAGGTGCACAACAGTGTATCTCAGGCAATAACGGCTTTGATGCAAAGGGCTATAAGGATTACAGCGGGGTAACCGTACTGGGGGTATGGCGCTGGTTACCGGAGTTTCATTGGGGCGTTATTACGGAAATCGACAGAGATGAAGGGTACGGGCCGGCTTATAATCTGAATTATATCGTAAGCTCTGTGCTCTTAATTCTTGCATTTCCCTTTGTTATGGTAGCATACCTTGTGGGGAAAAAACTTTCAGTGCCGATTCTTAAGTTAACCGAAGTGACCAAGAAGATGGCATCAGGAGATTTAGCACAACGGGTAGACATCCAGAGAGAAGATGAGCTGGGTGAATTGGCAAGCTCATTTAATGTTATGGCAAAGTCCCTTGATGAGAAGACAAAAGAGATCATCATTTCCGAGAAGAGATACCGGGAGATCTTCAATTCGATTAAAGAAGGGGTGTATCAGTCAGATCCGGGGGCGGAAGGAGTCTTTACGTTTATCAACAAGGCAGGGGCAGAGATTCTGGGATACAGCACTCCGGAAGAGGTAATCGGAACAAAGGTAAAGCATATCTATGTCGATCCGGAAGACCGAAGGCGCCTCTGCGATAAACTGGAGAAGGATGGGGTCTGGAGAGAGTTTGTATCGCTGTGTAAGAGGAAAAGCGGCGAGAGTTTCTATGCAGAGCGTACGAGCAGTATGCTGAGGGATGAGAAGGGCAATCCGGCGGCTATTTATGGGGTATTCCGGGATATTTCCGAGAGGAAGAAGGCAGAGATGGAGGTCATAGAGTCAGAGAAGAGATACCGGTTATTATTTGATTCACTGAAGGAAGGGGTATATCAATCCGAGCCGGAGGTGGATGGGGTATTTACCTGGATCAATCAGGCAGGGGCAGAGATCCTTGGCTATAAGTCTCCGGAAGAAGTGATTGGACTTAAGGTAAAGGATGTTTATGTAAATCCGGATGACCGGAAAAAGGTGGTAGAAAAGCTCTCGAAGGAAGGGGTTTGGAAGGGATTTGCCTCGTTTTGCAAGAGAAAAAATGGTGAACGGTTCCATATGGAGAGGACATCGAGCGTGGTGATGGATGAGAAGGGAAATCCAATCCGGATAGACGGGATATTCAGGGATATAACAGAACGGAAGAAGCTGGAGCAGGAGTTACAGGAGTCGGAGAGGCATCATCGCCAGTTGCTGAATTCCTTAAAGGAAGGGATCTATCAGTGTGAACCTACAGAGGACGGGGTATTTACCTGGATTAATCAGGCAGGGGCAGAGATCTTGGGCTATAGTTCACCTGAAGAGGTTATAGGGACACGGGTGAAGGATGTGTATGTGAATCCTGAGGACCGAAAGGAATTGGTCGAGAAGTTAGAAAAGGAAGGTGTATGGAGAGACTTTACCTCATATTGTAAGAGAAAAAATGGTGAACGGTTTATTTCTGAAAGGACTTGTAATCTGGTGCGTGATGAGAACGGTAAGCCGATAAGGATTGAAGGTGTATTTAGGGATATAACGGAAAGATAAAGCGTTTATTTAAAAGAATTAAAATACACTGAACGAGGAGTAGAAAATTATGGGAAATGAGACGGTAAAGGGTTTATCAGTGAATGCTAAGACCCTTATTTTAATATTGCTGTTTGTAAATATCGGTTTTGCATCGAAGATGCTTAATAAGTATTATAAGATGAAAGAGTCGGGATACATCAGAGAAAAGACGTTTCAGGAACAGCTCGAGACAAGGGTGATGAGGGCTTTCGGTTCTATGGAAGAGCTCAATAAGATGGTGAGCGATATTACAAGACGAAAAGAAGAGGCAGAAAAGCTTGCAGAATCTTTTAAAGAACAAGATGAACAATTGAAACTCACCAATAAAGAGTTGGAAAGTGCAAAGGCCAAGCT
The genomic region above belongs to Candidatus Jettenia caeni and contains:
- a CDS encoding two-component response regulator, whose protein sequence is MEDGKILVVEDQDAMRESLIIAFRDEGYQVEGVSSGEEAIQKLCGHTVYDLVITDLKMKKVDGLEVLKTVKTANPSTEVVLITAYGTISTAVQAIRDGAYDYVTKPFRHQEILRVAKKAIEKKSLKDRVRYLEGEIREKYKFEGIVGNSPAMLEVLKITSHICRTESTVLVTGESGTGKELIARAIHYNSSRKEGPFVVINCGALPENLQESELFGHVKGAFTGAIRDKIGLFQQAQKGTILLDEVGETSPSTQVKLLRFLQDGEIRLVGGNKSMYVDARIIAATNENLEQAVESGRFRKDLFYRINVIRIHLPPLRERREDIPLLVEYFLEKILEKQKKGKRELSKEAMYALANYDWPGNIRELQNMLERAVALSKDETIHIHELLLPQKEFDSIAINPLENEKRKSFIVTTLAEQEKNAIIEALNKYSGNQTKVAQILGISTTTLWRKIKKYRIKSQHEISDTIEK